The proteins below are encoded in one region of Winogradskyella helgolandensis:
- a CDS encoding NAD(P)H-dependent oxidoreductase translates to MSIIEQLKWRYATKKFDATKTLSKEKLDTLKEAFNLTALSYGLQTLKLVIVEDKIARERLVEVAYGQRQVVDASHLLVLCIQTEINSKDVNNHFETIKAIRNTPDAILEPFKEQMKSTIEGMQTDKRVGWATQQAYIALGNLMTVCAVEGIDSCPMEGFIPKALDKKLELEKHGLSSVLLLPVGYRADDDMFADFKKVRQPISKTVIEL, encoded by the coding sequence ATGTCCATCATAGAACAATTGAAATGGAGGTACGCAACCAAAAAATTTGATGCTACTAAAACACTTTCAAAGGAAAAGTTAGATACGCTAAAGGAAGCTTTCAATTTAACGGCGTTGTCATATGGTTTACAAACTTTAAAGTTAGTCATTGTTGAAGATAAAATAGCACGAGAACGGTTAGTTGAAGTTGCTTATGGCCAACGTCAAGTTGTAGACGCTTCTCATTTATTGGTCTTATGTATTCAAACCGAAATTAACAGTAAGGATGTTAATAATCATTTTGAAACGATAAAAGCGATACGCAATACACCAGATGCTATTCTTGAACCTTTTAAAGAACAAATGAAATCTACAATTGAAGGTATGCAAACCGACAAAAGGGTAGGTTGGGCAACACAGCAAGCTTATATTGCTTTAGGTAATTTAATGACGGTTTGTGCAGTTGAAGGTATCGATAGTTGTCCGATGGAAGGTTTTATACCTAAAGCATTAGATAAAAAATTAGAATTGGAAAAACACGGTTTAAGTTCTGTTTTATTGCTTCCAGTTGGATATAGAGCTGATGACGATATGTTTGCCGATTTTAAAAAAGTAAGACAACCTATTTCAAAAACCGTTATAGAATTATAA
- a CDS encoding PorP/SprF family type IX secretion system membrane protein codes for MKKVYFTIAFTLMILVSVSAQQDPQYTQYMYNMNVVNPAYAGSNEALSIGLLYRSQWVGITDAPKTATLSVHSPVGKNVGLGLSVISDKIGPVEENNVYADFSYTLNLGGEHKLAFGIKGGATFQNIGLFSDIGNGYVPDAGDEAFSENTSNTYLNIGAGAFYYTDNYYVSLSVPNMLKSTYLDVTNNGQQYEYGSEVLHYFLSAGYVFDLSANTKFKPSFLVKSAFEAPTSLDLSANFLFHDKFEVGATYRLDDSVGAMANFAVTPEIRIGYAYDYTTSDLNIKSSGSHEIMLLFDLNFSKKVSISPRFF; via the coding sequence ATGAAAAAAGTATATTTTACAATCGCCTTTACACTTATGATCTTAGTGAGTGTCAGCGCACAGCAAGACCCTCAATATACACAGTATATGTATAATATGAATGTGGTAAATCCAGCTTATGCAGGTTCTAATGAAGCTTTGTCCATAGGTTTGCTGTACCGCTCACAATGGGTTGGTATCACAGATGCACCAAAAACAGCAACCCTTTCAGTGCACAGTCCTGTAGGAAAAAATGTAGGATTGGGATTATCGGTCATTTCAGATAAGATAGGACCCGTAGAAGAGAATAACGTGTACGCTGATTTCTCATACACCTTAAATTTAGGAGGAGAGCATAAATTAGCCTTTGGAATAAAAGGAGGAGCAACATTCCAAAATATCGGTTTGTTTAGTGATATCGGTAATGGCTATGTACCAGATGCAGGTGATGAAGCCTTTAGCGAAAACACGAGCAATACCTATTTAAACATTGGAGCAGGAGCCTTTTATTATACAGACAATTACTATGTGTCTTTATCTGTGCCAAACATGTTAAAGAGTACCTATTTAGATGTGACTAATAATGGTCAGCAATATGAATACGGATCAGAAGTCTTACATTATTTTTTATCCGCAGGTTATGTTTTTGACCTATCAGCCAATACAAAATTTAAACCGTCGTTCTTAGTGAAATCAGCATTTGAAGCACCTACCTCTTTAGATTTATCGGCAAATTTTTTGTTTCATGATAAATTTGAAGTTGGAGCCACGTATCGTTTAGATGACTCTGTCGGAGCGATGGCTAATTTTGCCGTTACACCAGAAATTAGAATCGGCTACGCTTATGATTACACGACCTCAGATTTAAATATAAAGTCTTCAGGTTCCCATGAGATTATGTTATTATTCGACCTTAATTTCTCTAAAAAAGTATCCATTTCACCTAGATTCTTCTAA
- a CDS encoding DegT/DnrJ/EryC1/StrS family aminotransferase: MPGFELFSDLERKEVNDVLDNGVLMRYGFDGMRKGHWKAKELEAELATTFQSKHVQLVSSGTAAVSVALASAGVGAGDEVIMPTFTFVASFEAIIMLGAIPILVDIDDTLTLDPKAVEAAITPKTKAVMVVQMCGSMGNMDALQDICNAHNLLFIEDACQAIGGTYKGKPLGSIADLGCFSFDFVKTITCGEGGAVVTNNKEYYINADHYSDHGHDHVGNDRGAETHPFLGYNFRISELHAAVGLAQVRRLPEFIAIQKRNYTILRNALADIPGVTFRTVPDGGEESYAFLNFFLPDAESSQKVIEAFKVNGVDACWNYYHNNWHYIKEWNHLKDQKSLFPISTEVKKGLEYLQTKTFEQSDHYISRNISCLIKLSWTEDEVKDRAEKMANAIKSILY; encoded by the coding sequence ATGCCAGGATTCGAGTTATTTAGCGATTTAGAACGCAAAGAAGTTAATGATGTTTTAGATAACGGAGTATTAATGCGCTATGGTTTTGATGGCATGCGAAAAGGTCATTGGAAAGCTAAAGAATTGGAAGCCGAATTGGCAACCACGTTTCAATCTAAGCACGTTCAACTCGTTTCTAGCGGAACAGCGGCAGTGTCCGTAGCCTTAGCCTCTGCAGGAGTTGGGGCAGGAGATGAAGTGATTATGCCAACGTTTACCTTTGTAGCAAGTTTTGAGGCTATTATTATGTTGGGAGCTATTCCTATTTTGGTTGATATCGATGATACCTTAACATTAGATCCTAAAGCTGTTGAAGCTGCAATTACTCCAAAAACAAAAGCCGTTATGGTCGTTCAAATGTGCGGAAGTATGGGTAATATGGATGCTTTGCAAGACATTTGTAATGCGCATAATTTATTGTTTATAGAAGATGCTTGTCAAGCTATAGGAGGCACATACAAAGGAAAACCGTTAGGAAGCATTGCAGATCTTGGATGTTTTTCTTTCGATTTTGTAAAGACGATTACCTGTGGTGAAGGTGGAGCAGTAGTTACAAATAATAAAGAGTACTATATAAATGCCGATCATTATAGCGATCATGGTCACGATCATGTTGGTAATGATAGAGGTGCAGAAACGCATCCGTTTTTAGGTTATAATTTTAGAATTTCAGAATTACATGCGGCTGTTGGCTTAGCACAAGTTAGACGTCTACCAGAGTTTATAGCCATTCAAAAACGTAATTATACCATTTTAAGAAATGCATTAGCAGATATACCAGGTGTAACATTTAGAACTGTTCCTGATGGAGGAGAAGAAAGTTATGCATTCTTGAACTTCTTTTTACCAGATGCTGAATCTTCACAAAAAGTGATTGAAGCTTTTAAAGTAAATGGTGTCGATGCGTGTTGGAATTACTATCACAACAATTGGCACTATATTAAAGAATGGAATCATTTAAAAGATCAAAAATCTCTATTTCCAATTTCAACAGAAGTAAAAAAAGGTTTAGAATATCTTCAAACAAAAACCTTTGAACAATCAGATCATTATATTTCTCGTAATATATCGTGTTTAATAAAATTGTCTTGGACGGAAGATGAAGTTAAAGATCGTGCTGAGAAAATGGCAAATGCAATAAAGTCTATTTTATATTAA
- a CDS encoding OmpA family protein, whose translation MKKTYSLLCLLFIVTLGYGQSKATEKADKLYQGYQYVDAIDAYLELVDDNTADPYVYKQLADSYYNLFNIKEASTWYKKALETTQDPETYFRYAQVLKSEGNYDQANAQMDEFAKLAPNDQRAKAHLENPNYIPKLADISKTFNVESININDEAQSDFGAVLSNDNILYFASTRNTSGRDDAWTNQPYLDIYQSTRSENGDLSDPVAVEELNTMYHDGPLTISADGKTMYFSRDGHSDGTFKKIKSKRVKVAQQGIYKATMVEGKWGNIEPLPINSTEYTVSHPSISHDGKTLYFASNMPNGLGDSDIWKISIEGNTYGAPENLGSKVNTSGKEGFPYISEDNILYFASSGRQGFGGLDIFKFDLNTKEESVNLGNAVNTNRDDFAFSVNNSLKVGYFSSNKSGVDNIYMAIPICQFEAIAMVKDADTNTVISDAKVSILDAQMNIIASQPSNSKGDTSFNVSCDNSYTITVSKDGYETASFEVEASEGENVTVNADLQPINEMITETEVKLNNIYFEFNKSNITNQGALELDKLVAIMKDHSEMKILVRSHTDSKGSSDYNLKLSERRAQSTMQYVISKGIHAERLSAKGMGATEPKIDCKSNCTEDDDAQNRRSEFLIVKD comes from the coding sequence ATGAAAAAAACATATAGTCTTTTATGCCTTTTATTCATCGTAACATTAGGCTACGGACAAAGCAAAGCAACAGAAAAAGCTGATAAACTTTACCAAGGGTATCAATACGTAGATGCTATTGATGCGTATTTAGAACTTGTGGACGATAATACCGCAGATCCATACGTTTATAAGCAATTAGCAGACAGTTATTATAACTTGTTTAATATTAAAGAAGCTTCAACATGGTATAAAAAAGCCTTAGAAACGACACAAGATCCAGAAACCTATTTTCGATATGCTCAAGTATTAAAGTCGGAAGGGAATTATGACCAGGCGAATGCACAAATGGATGAATTTGCAAAATTGGCACCCAATGATCAACGCGCCAAAGCGCATTTAGAAAACCCCAATTACATTCCAAAATTAGCAGATATCTCAAAAACCTTTAATGTAGAAAGCATAAACATTAATGATGAAGCACAAAGTGATTTTGGAGCAGTATTATCAAATGACAATATCTTATACTTTGCTAGTACAAGAAACACCTCAGGACGAGATGATGCTTGGACCAATCAACCGTATTTAGATATTTACCAATCAACCCGAAGTGAAAACGGGGATTTGTCAGACCCAGTAGCCGTAGAAGAATTAAATACCATGTATCACGATGGACCATTAACCATCAGTGCCGATGGTAAAACGATGTACTTCTCCAGAGATGGTCACAGTGATGGAACGTTTAAAAAGATAAAAAGTAAACGTGTAAAAGTAGCACAGCAAGGAATTTACAAAGCCACTATGGTAGAAGGAAAATGGGGAAATATTGAACCCTTACCAATAAACAGTACAGAGTACACGGTAAGTCATCCAAGTATTAGCCATGATGGTAAAACCTTATATTTTGCATCCAATATGCCAAATGGTTTAGGAGATTCAGATATTTGGAAAATAAGTATAGAAGGTAATACCTATGGAGCCCCAGAAAATTTGGGATCTAAAGTAAACACCTCAGGCAAGGAAGGCTTTCCATACATAAGTGAAGATAACATCTTATACTTTGCATCAAGCGGACGCCAAGGGTTTGGAGGTTTAGACATTTTTAAATTCGATTTAAATACCAAAGAAGAATCCGTAAACCTGGGAAACGCAGTAAACACTAATCGAGACGATTTTGCTTTTAGTGTGAATAATTCTCTAAAAGTCGGCTATTTTTCATCAAATAAATCAGGTGTAGATAATATTTATATGGCGATTCCTATTTGTCAGTTTGAAGCTATTGCAATGGTAAAAGATGCAGATACCAACACGGTAATCTCAGACGCCAAAGTTTCTATATTAGATGCTCAAATGAATATCATAGCATCACAACCAAGCAACAGTAAGGGAGACACAAGCTTCAATGTAAGTTGTGATAACAGTTATACGATAACCGTTTCTAAAGACGGTTATGAGACAGCATCCTTTGAAGTAGAGGCTTCAGAAGGGGAGAATGTCACTGTTAATGCAGATTTACAACCAATAAATGAGATGATTACAGAAACCGAAGTTAAATTAAATAACATTTACTTCGAGTTTAACAAGAGTAACATCACTAACCAAGGAGCTTTAGAGTTAGATAAATTGGTAGCAATTATGAAAGACCATTCAGAGATGAAGATTTTAGTGCGCTCACATACAGATTCAAAAGGAAGTTCAGATTACAATTTGAAACTCTCAGAAAGACGTGCACAATCTACTATGCAGTATGTGATTTCAAAAGGAATACATGCAGAACGTTTATCAGCCAAAGGCATGGGAGCAACGGAGCCTAAAATAGATTGTAAATCTAACTGTACTGAAGACGACGATGCACAAAATAGACGCTCTGAGTTTTTGATTGTTAAGGATTAA
- a CDS encoding T9SS type B sorting domain-containing protein — protein sequence MNRYLFLIVFSIFFFQVNAQEPNDCINAITVCGNGNFSSNATGYGNDYEITSCGGNEHNSLWLEVNIVQSGTLGFDLIPTDPDIMVDYDFWVFGPNSVCSNLQNPIRCSTTNPNAAGLANNHTGINGSTTLTQTGPGPNGNGYVYWLNVNAGESYYIVVDRPEGDGGFQIEWTGTAMDGTGAFPTPPEPNEIDDQIACSNSVIGGVPTGVFPLISLSSSISNDLANETVEYYANLADATDGVNPLPIIYSNTSNPQTIYAKVISGSDCYSLIDFDLIVSEIPEATLSASSNALCEGEDVTFTISGSPNTTVFYNIDGGTSEQILLDASGIGTIIESPSDDFVLTLEDAQILNDSGVLICSNILSDSESITVSSNTTPTIVNNTPICEGEDGELEFSGDPNATITYTIDGGANQTFDLDASGNYTLTLPSLTADTEVEIISVTNPLPPNCVLALNITETIVVNPSPTVIAPSPLLICNDGVNPNSAEFNLELESAAISNNDPNVSVTYYETQVLAEAGNPLTALVSPYDSTSANQTVYVRVETDLGCVDYTTLSLEVVGAPIANTVAPLQSCDANSQGFGTFDLTQAEADIIVGNTQPVEVSYYISEAEAEAGTPEIEDPTVFQNTSAYNQTIHVRVDTDGTDCYNISSLNLEVFDTPMMNTLPPFEMCDDALNDGFTQFDLESQTPLLLGGTTDVTVTYHISQSDAEDRLNAISGLYTNTSSTQTIYIRAENNFNTDCFEITTLTLIVNPLPVAIAPTPLQVCDDGTPDGLTQINLSLKTAEITGGNPNYSVNYYETLTEAESETNSLPTLYTNTSNGQIIIVRVENIDTGCYDFTTLELVVEQAPVANSPTALDYCDPDSDGYGLFDLTTKDDEITGGDATLTVSYHETMADADINVNPIVGLYSNIVQNAQTVYARVESSTIATDCDSIVTLQLFVNPTPQLGATSPEPLEICDDSSADGFGQFDLTSKTAEILQNLADPTLYTVTFYLNETDAEDGLNSITNTTNYTNSDDFNQVLWIRVEDNASGCYKLTTLELIVNAIPVLVQAAPLVLCDDNNPGDEIEAFILEDAADDILNGQSGIGLTFFETQGDADNNTNPIFSPYLNTSNPQTVFVKATNNATGCTNTVTLTLRVNPIPSPAAPADLEVCDDDTDGFTNFNLEERTIDIIGGELDVAITYHETLEDANTGINAFGSPYTNIVMNQQTIYIRATNTVTGCYDISRTLTLRVLETPQVPVTLTEYVTCDSNADGFTQFDLTNKDLEILGGQTDVSLTYHVNEADALSGNNPISTPGSFTNSSNPQTIFVRLENDNNVCFDIGSFEISVALPPEAIQPSPLELCDDEIADEVTVFDLTVKNDEITGGEASWSVDYYETLAGAVNQLDPVNAEAYTNVSIAGAIANPQTLFAVVTDTDTGCTDMVTLTIRVMPNPTPTPSDQLPNLELCDDFNTGDGVEVFDLTENEILILNGEAGVAARYYESLDDAESGTNAIPDPTQYTNIDTSEQEIYVRVTNDVTDCYTIVDFTIKVHPLPEVVAVTDFIQCELFTDGFDNFDLTTKDEEVLNGQDASQFVVSYHDNLTDAEAGMNGLVSLYTNSSNPQQIFVTITNTVTGCSISTQSFNIEVQEAAQANPNMDPIVFETCDDNMETDDDPTNDSAQFDLTTRDAEVLDGQDPLNYIVTYFATQEEADLNVNSLPTLYENSTNPQVIYARVDNNTPDGTGNDTSICYEVAALTLQVNPLPKFDLEDTYTLCLNTNGTEILEPLVIETGLSTVDYSFIWTFEGTFLSETGSSLAPIEGGTYAVFITNLITGCENDDSTVVIESEPPSLTVSLMTQAFADNHVLEAVATGFGIYEYSLDGGPWQDEGIFANVSTGEHEITARDKNGCGITTESIFVIDYPLYFTPNGDGNNDTWNIEGIGSNAIIYIFNRYGKLLKQLSPDGEGWNGTFNGNALPTSDYWFSVEYDEPSSGIRKEFRANFTLKR from the coding sequence ATGAATAGGTATTTATTTTTAATAGTTTTTAGTATATTTTTCTTTCAGGTTAACGCCCAAGAACCAAATGATTGTATAAATGCTATTACGGTGTGTGGTAATGGTAACTTTTCTTCGAATGCAACAGGATATGGTAATGATTATGAAATTACGTCATGTGGAGGTAATGAACATAATTCACTTTGGTTAGAGGTTAATATTGTACAATCCGGAACTTTAGGTTTTGATTTAATTCCAACCGATCCTGATATTATGGTGGATTATGATTTTTGGGTGTTTGGTCCCAACAGTGTTTGTTCTAATCTTCAGAATCCAATTCGTTGCTCTACAACCAATCCTAATGCCGCAGGTCTTGCTAATAATCATACAGGAATTAACGGAAGTACAACACTAACACAAACAGGACCAGGACCAAATGGTAATGGTTATGTATATTGGTTAAATGTAAATGCAGGAGAATCCTATTATATTGTTGTTGATAGACCAGAAGGAGATGGTGGTTTTCAAATAGAATGGACAGGTACAGCTATGGACGGAACTGGAGCATTTCCGACACCGCCAGAACCTAATGAAATTGATGATCAAATAGCGTGTAGTAATAGTGTTATTGGAGGAGTTCCTACTGGTGTTTTTCCATTAATTAGCTTAAGCAGTAGTATAAGTAATGATTTAGCAAATGAAACGGTTGAGTATTATGCCAATTTAGCCGATGCTACAGATGGTGTCAATCCTTTGCCTATCATTTATTCTAATACCTCTAATCCTCAAACGATATATGCTAAAGTAATATCAGGATCAGATTGTTATTCTTTAATAGATTTTGATTTAATAGTTTCTGAAATTCCTGAAGCCACATTATCAGCTTCGAGTAATGCATTATGTGAAGGTGAAGACGTCACATTTACAATTTCAGGCTCACCAAATACGACTGTTTTTTACAATATTGACGGAGGAACGTCAGAACAGATTTTATTAGATGCATCAGGTATAGGAACTATAATTGAATCACCTTCGGATGATTTTGTTTTAACTTTAGAAGATGCACAAATCTTAAATGATTCAGGAGTGTTAATCTGCTCCAATATTTTGTCGGACTCAGAATCTATTACGGTATCTTCAAATACAACACCAACAATAGTTAATAATACTCCTATTTGTGAAGGTGAAGATGGAGAGTTAGAGTTTTCTGGTGATCCTAATGCAACAATTACGTACACAATTGATGGTGGAGCAAATCAAACATTCGATTTGGATGCTTCAGGTAATTATACATTAACATTACCAAGTCTAACTGCAGATACGGAGGTAGAAATCATATCAGTAACAAATCCATTACCTCCAAATTGTGTACTTGCACTGAATATTACAGAAACAATTGTAGTTAATCCATCACCAACAGTTATAGCTCCAAGTCCTTTATTAATTTGTAACGATGGAGTAAACCCTAATTCAGCGGAATTTAATTTAGAATTAGAAAGTGCAGCGATTTCTAATAACGACCCTAATGTAAGTGTAACGTATTATGAAACTCAAGTTTTAGCAGAAGCTGGAAACCCATTAACCGCATTGGTTTCTCCTTATGATAGCACGTCTGCAAATCAAACGGTTTATGTGCGCGTTGAAACGGACTTAGGCTGTGTAGATTATACAACACTTAGTCTAGAAGTGGTTGGTGCACCTATTGCGAATACAGTGGCTCCATTGCAAAGTTGTGATGCCAATAGTCAAGGTTTTGGAACTTTCGATTTAACCCAAGCCGAAGCCGATATTATTGTCGGAAATACACAACCCGTTGAAGTGTCATATTATATATCAGAAGCAGAAGCGGAAGCGGGTACTCCAGAAATTGAAGATCCAACAGTATTTCAAAATACATCTGCATATAACCAAACGATTCATGTTCGTGTTGATACTGATGGAACAGACTGTTATAATATTTCAAGTTTAAACTTAGAAGTGTTTGATACACCAATGATGAATACATTACCACCTTTTGAAATGTGTGACGATGCTTTAAATGATGGATTTACACAATTCGATTTAGAGTCTCAAACACCGTTACTTTTAGGTGGCACTACAGATGTTACGGTAACTTATCATATATCGCAATCCGATGCTGAAGATAGATTGAATGCGATTTCCGGATTATATACAAATACGAGCAGTACACAAACCATTTATATTCGTGCCGAAAATAATTTTAATACAGATTGTTTTGAAATTACGACGCTTACCTTAATTGTTAATCCTTTGCCAGTAGCAATAGCACCAACTCCTTTACAAGTTTGTGACGATGGCACACCAGATGGTTTAACTCAGATTAATTTAAGTTTAAAGACTGCAGAAATCACAGGAGGTAACCCTAATTATTCGGTAAATTATTATGAGACGTTAACTGAAGCAGAATCGGAAACCAATAGTTTACCAACGTTATACACCAATACCAGTAACGGACAAATTATTATAGTTCGCGTTGAAAATATAGATACAGGTTGTTACGATTTTACGACGTTAGAATTAGTCGTAGAACAAGCTCCTGTAGCAAACAGCCCTACTGCTTTAGACTATTGTGATCCAGATAGTGATGGTTATGGACTTTTTGATTTAACCACTAAAGACGATGAGATTACAGGAGGAGATGCGACCTTAACAGTGAGTTACCATGAAACCATGGCAGATGCTGATATTAATGTCAACCCAATAGTAGGTCTTTACTCAAATATTGTACAAAATGCGCAAACGGTTTATGCTCGCGTAGAAAGTTCAACAATTGCAACAGATTGTGATTCTATTGTAACACTACAACTTTTTGTTAATCCAACTCCACAATTGGGAGCGACCTCACCTGAACCCTTAGAGATTTGTGATGATAGTTCTGCAGATGGCTTTGGACAGTTCGATTTAACAAGTAAAACGGCAGAGATTCTTCAGAATTTAGCAGACCCAACTTTGTATACCGTAACATTTTATTTGAATGAAACGGATGCCGAAGATGGATTAAACTCAATAACAAATACAACAAACTATACCAATAGTGATGATTTTAATCAAGTGCTTTGGATTCGAGTGGAAGATAATGCCTCAGGTTGCTATAAGTTAACAACTCTAGAATTGATTGTTAATGCCATACCCGTTTTGGTGCAAGCAGCTCCATTGGTGCTTTGTGATGATAATAATCCTGGAGATGAGATTGAAGCATTTATACTAGAAGATGCGGCAGACGATATATTAAACGGACAATCTGGTATTGGTTTAACATTCTTTGAAACTCAAGGAGATGCAGACAACAACACTAATCCAATTTTTAGTCCGTATTTAAATACGTCGAATCCACAGACTGTATTTGTAAAAGCGACCAATAACGCAACAGGATGTACAAATACGGTGACATTAACGTTACGAGTTAACCCAATTCCTTCACCAGCTGCACCTGCCGATCTAGAAGTCTGCGATGATGATACCGATGGATTTACAAATTTTAATTTAGAAGAACGCACCATTGATATCATAGGAGGTGAGCTTGATGTTGCGATAACCTATCATGAAACTCTAGAAGACGCCAATACTGGTATCAATGCGTTTGGAAGTCCATACACGAATATTGTGATGAACCAGCAAACAATTTATATCAGAGCCACCAATACGGTTACGGGTTGTTACGATATTTCAAGAACATTAACGCTTCGTGTTTTGGAAACACCACAAGTACCAGTGACATTAACAGAGTATGTGACTTGTGATTCTAATGCCGATGGTTTTACGCAATTCGATTTAACTAATAAAGATTTAGAAATACTAGGAGGTCAGACGGATGTCAGTTTAACCTATCATGTTAATGAAGCAGATGCGTTATCTGGAAATAATCCAATATCCACACCAGGTAGTTTTACAAATTCTAGCAATCCACAGACCATTTTTGTGCGTTTAGAGAATGATAATAATGTTTGTTTTGATATCGGTTCATTCGAAATTAGTGTAGCACTTCCACCAGAAGCAATTCAGCCATCACCATTAGAATTATGTGATGATGAAATAGCCGATGAAGTTACTGTTTTTGACCTAACCGTTAAAAATGATGAGATAACAGGAGGTGAAGCAAGTTGGTCTGTTGACTACTACGAAACATTAGCAGGTGCTGTAAATCAATTAGACCCTGTAAATGCCGAAGCTTATACTAATGTATCCATTGCAGGTGCCATAGCCAATCCACAAACCTTATTTGCAGTTGTAACCGACACAGATACAGGTTGTACAGATATGGTAACCTTAACGATTCGTGTTATGCCTAATCCAACACCAACACCAAGTGATCAATTACCAAACTTAGAATTGTGTGACGATTTCAATACAGGTGATGGAGTAGAAGTATTTGATTTAACTGAAAATGAAATTCTAATTCTCAATGGAGAAGCTGGAGTTGCTGCACGCTACTATGAGAGTTTAGACGATGCTGAATCGGGAACTAACGCTATACCAGACCCAACACAATACACTAATATCGATACCTCAGAACAAGAAATTTATGTTAGAGTAACCAATGATGTTACAGACTGTTATACCATAGTAGATTTTACAATTAAAGTGCATCCATTGCCAGAAGTGGTCGCCGTAACGGACTTTATTCAATGTGAATTATTCACTGATGGCTTTGATAATTTTGATCTCACGACTAAAGACGAAGAAGTTTTAAATGGTCAAGATGCATCACAATTTGTAGTGAGTTATCACGATAATTTAACAGATGCCGAAGCCGGAATGAATGGTTTGGTAAGTTTATATACCAATAGTAGTAATCCACAACAAATTTTTGTGACGATTACAAATACGGTTACAGGGTGTTCTATTAGTACACAAAGTTTTAATATTGAAGTTCAAGAAGCCGCACAAGCGAATCCAAATATGGATCCTATTGTTTTTGAAACTTGTGATGATAACATGGAAACGGACGACGATCCAACTAATGACAGTGCCCAATTTGATTTAACGACTAGAGATGCTGAAGTTTTAGATGGGCAAGATCCACTAAATTACATAGTAACATATTTTGCGACACAAGAAGAGGCAGATTTAAATGTAAATTCTTTGCCAACATTGTATGAAAATAGTACTAATCCACAAGTGATTTACGCGAGAGTCGATAATAATACACCTGATGGTACAGGCAATGATACATCGATCTGTTATGAAGTTGCCGCATTGACATTACAAGTAAATCCATTACCAAAGTTTGACTTAGAAGACACCTATACACTCTGTTTGAATACCAATGGAACGGAAATACTAGAACCTTTAGTAATAGAAACAGGTTTATCTACAGTAGATTATAGTTTTATATGGACTTTTGAAGGTACATTTTTAAGTGAAACAGGATCTAGTTTGGCTCCGATAGAAGGTGGTACTTATGCTGTATTTATAACGAACTTGATTACAGGTTGTGAAAATGATGATTCGACAGTAGTTATAGAAAGTGAACCACCAAGCTTAACAGTTTCACTAATGACACAAGCCTTTGCTGATAATCATGTTTTGGAAGCTGTCGCTACTGGATTTGGTATTTATGAATACAGTTTAGATGGAGGACCTTGGCAAGATGAAGGTATATTTGCTAATGTGTCTACAGGAGAACATGAAATCACAGCAAGGGACAAAAACGGTTGTGGAATCACCACTGAATCAATTTTTGTTATCGATTATCCATTGTATTTTACACCAAATGGAGATGGCAATAATGACACGTGGAATATAGAAGGTATTGGAAGTAATGCTATTATTTACATATTTAACCGTTACGGCAAGTTATTAAAGCAACTAAGTCCAGATGGAGAAGGTTGGAACGGAACATTTAACGGTAATGCGCTGCCAACAAGTGATTATTGGTTTTCAGTAGAGTACGATGAGCCCAGTAGTGGTATACGTAAAGAATTTAGAGCGAATTTTACGTTGAAACGATAG